Proteins encoded by one window of Pelecanus crispus isolate bPelCri1 chromosome 8, bPelCri1.pri, whole genome shotgun sequence:
- the TLX3 gene encoding T-cell leukemia homeobox protein 3 gives MDPPAGAQGQHQHEPISFGIDQILNSPEQESAPPPPPRGPDGATFLGGPAGRGGAPYPALPAPFPAIAAPFEDSGSYSVNLSLAPAGVIRVPAHRPIPGAVPPPISSAIPAMPAVPSLGSLNFPWMESSRRFVKDRFTAAAALTPFTVTRRIGHPYQNRTPPKRKKPRTSFSRVQICELEKRFHRQKYLASAERAALAKSLKMTDAQVKTWFQNRRTKWRRQTAEEREAERQQASRLMLQLQHDAFQKSLNESIQPDPLCLHNSSLFALQNLQPWEEESAKIPPVTSLV, from the exons atGGATCCGCCGGCGGGCGCGCAGGGCCAGCACCAGCACGAGCCCATCAGCTTCGGCATCGACCAGATCCTCAACAGCCCCGAGCAGGAgagcgctcccccgccgcccccccggggccccgaCGGCGCGACCTTCCtgggcggccccgccggccgcggcggcgcgcCCTACCCGGCCCTGCCGGCCCCCTTCCCGGCCATCGCCGCGCCCTTCGAGGACTCTGGATCTTACAGTGTCAACCTCAGCCTGGCCCCGGCCGGCGTGATCCGGGTGCCGGCGCACAGGCCCATCCCCGGGGCCGTGCCGCCGCCCATCTCCAGCGCCATCCCGGCCATGCCCGCCGtgcccagcctgggcagccTCAACTTCCCCtggatggagagcagcaggcGCTTCGTCAAGGACAGGTTCACAG cggcggcggcgctgacGCCCTTCACGGTGACACGGCGGATCGGGCATCCCTACCAGAACCGGACCCCGCCGAAGCGCAAGAAGCCGCGGACGTCCTTCTCCCGGGTGCAGATCTGCGAGCTGGAGAAGCGCTTCCACCGGCAGAAGTACCTGGCCTCGGCCGAGCGCGCCGCCCTCGCCAAGTCCCTCAAGATGACGGACGCCCAGGTGAAGACCTGGTTCCAGAACCGGCGCACCAAGTGGCG GCGGCAGACGGCGGAGGAGCGGGAGGCCGAGCGGCAGCAGGCGAGCCGGctgatgctgcagctgcagcacgACGCCTTCCAGAAGTCGCTGAACGAGTCGATCCAGCCCGACCCGCTGTGCCTGCACAACTCGTCGCTGTTCGCGCTGCAGaacctgcagccctgggaggaggagagcgcCAAGATCCCCCCGGTCACATCCCTCGTCTGA